A DNA window from Thermococcus sp. 4557 contains the following coding sequences:
- a CDS encoding nucleotide sugar dehydrogenase, with the protein MKISVLGLGYIGLPTALLFAASGHEVIGVDVDKRKVELLNSGELPFQEPGLDELFEKARGNFRASTQVEESDVFLIAVPTPLDEHTKAADLKYVKSAAEMIWPHLREGNLVILESTVPPNTTERLLIPILEKSGLKAGTDFHVVHCPERAIPGKTIHEMIHNDRIIGGITPESAELAKELYSSFVKGNIYLTDATTAEFVKLIENTYRDVNIALVNELAQIAEEYGINIWEAIELANKHPRVNLHKPGPGVGGHCIAIDPWFVIQDSSNGKMIALARHVNDTMPNYTLRRVRKMLRGIEYPTITVFGVAYKGNVDDARETPALRFIRLAENDGLRVKVYDPFVQEFEYPLLSLEEAVKDSDCIVVITDHEVFKFLDPEEIGKLMRHRCAFDARNILDHEKWKRAGFEIRVLGNGKEDL; encoded by the coding sequence ATGAAAATCTCAGTCCTCGGTCTCGGATACATAGGCCTTCCAACCGCGCTCCTGTTTGCAGCAAGCGGTCACGAGGTCATCGGGGTTGATGTGGACAAAAGAAAGGTGGAGCTCCTGAATTCGGGGGAGCTTCCTTTTCAGGAGCCGGGACTCGATGAGCTCTTTGAAAAGGCCCGGGGCAACTTCAGGGCCAGCACCCAGGTTGAAGAATCTGACGTCTTTCTAATCGCAGTCCCAACACCGCTTGATGAACACACTAAAGCGGCCGACCTCAAATACGTCAAATCCGCCGCGGAGATGATATGGCCCCACCTCAGGGAAGGGAATCTGGTCATACTGGAGTCCACGGTCCCGCCTAACACCACGGAAAGACTGCTTATCCCGATACTCGAAAAGAGCGGACTAAAGGCGGGAACTGATTTCCACGTCGTCCACTGCCCAGAGCGCGCCATTCCGGGGAAGACCATCCACGAGATGATCCACAACGATAGGATAATCGGTGGAATAACCCCCGAGTCGGCGGAACTTGCCAAAGAGCTGTACTCCTCTTTCGTTAAGGGCAACATATACCTGACCGACGCCACCACAGCGGAGTTCGTGAAGCTTATCGAGAACACCTACCGCGACGTGAACATTGCCCTCGTCAATGAGCTCGCCCAGATCGCCGAGGAATATGGTATCAACATCTGGGAGGCCATAGAGCTGGCGAACAAGCACCCAAGGGTGAACCTCCACAAACCGGGGCCGGGTGTTGGTGGTCACTGCATAGCCATCGACCCATGGTTCGTTATCCAGGACTCCTCGAACGGGAAGATGATAGCGCTTGCCAGGCACGTGAACGATACGATGCCCAACTACACCCTCCGCAGGGTCAGGAAAATGCTGAGGGGGATTGAATATCCCACGATCACGGTCTTCGGCGTCGCTTACAAGGGGAACGTTGATGACGCCCGTGAGACCCCGGCGCTGAGGTTCATACGGCTGGCCGAGAACGACGGATTACGGGTTAAGGTCTACGATCCGTTCGTGCAGGAGTTCGAATACCCTCTGCTGAGCCTTGAGGAGGCCGTTAAGGACAGCGACTGCATTGTTGTGATAACCGATCATGAGGTGTTTAAATTCCTCGACCCAGAAGAGATCGGGAAGCTCATGAGGCACAGGTGCGCCTTCGATGCCCGCAACATCCTTGATCACGAGAAATGGAAGAGGGCAGGGTTTGAGATCAGGGTGCTTGGAAATGGGAAGGAAGACCTATGA
- a CDS encoding zinc finger domain-containing protein, with amino-acid sequence MEAKFEIPVCTSCGKEITPREHATHFVCPNCGEEIIWRCESCRVLSVPYKCPKCGWEGP; translated from the coding sequence GTGGAAGCCAAGTTCGAGATACCCGTGTGCACATCATGCGGAAAGGAGATAACCCCTAGGGAGCACGCCACTCACTTCGTCTGCCCGAACTGCGGCGAGGAGATCATCTGGCGCTGCGAAAGCTGCAGGGTCCTCTCAGTCCCCTACAAGTGCCCGAAGTGCGGCTGGGAGGGGCCGTGA
- a CDS encoding tetratricopeptide repeat protein: MGDIKAEWENALTAKDCERLLELFDDYIDSIEDEETLRKELERLKGVAEECEDPYDLAHEIGHVYAHLDDAEAGIELYRRVAERKKDDPEEYATALYYLADAYEHFGMPDKAIETYKELLKLEEEVLKNEREIALTLANLAVNYDELGETEKAIELMERARGIFEGIRDEKNHMISLLDLAHFRYELGDYDAAEALINEVLRNPREDEIEINARLVEAEILAGREEYDRAFRAIRDALVKAINVSDDIFGLVFDTLVDFIEGLFNEGSYGVVAENMESFAELFEDDTAYFFRAIAELARWKGGEDGAKERFDELYSRVENEELRSVLDEWKRPKLSLSLGL; the protein is encoded by the coding sequence ATGGGCGATATCAAGGCCGAATGGGAAAATGCCCTCACCGCGAAGGACTGTGAGAGGCTCCTGGAGCTCTTTGACGATTACATAGACTCCATAGAGGACGAGGAGACCCTCAGAAAGGAGCTCGAGAGGCTCAAGGGGGTCGCCGAGGAGTGCGAGGATCCCTACGACCTGGCCCACGAGATAGGCCACGTCTACGCGCACCTCGACGACGCCGAGGCAGGAATCGAGCTCTACAGGAGGGTGGCCGAGAGGAAGAAGGATGACCCCGAGGAGTACGCCACCGCGCTCTACTATCTGGCGGACGCCTACGAGCACTTCGGCATGCCGGATAAGGCGATAGAGACCTACAAGGAGCTCCTCAAACTCGAGGAGGAGGTTCTGAAGAACGAGCGGGAGATAGCGCTCACGCTGGCGAACCTGGCGGTGAACTACGACGAGCTCGGCGAGACCGAGAAGGCCATCGAGCTAATGGAGCGCGCGAGGGGAATCTTCGAGGGAATACGGGACGAGAAGAACCACATGATAAGCCTCCTCGACCTTGCGCACTTCAGGTACGAGCTCGGGGACTATGACGCGGCGGAGGCGCTGATAAACGAGGTTCTCAGGAACCCGAGGGAGGACGAGATCGAGATAAACGCCAGGCTGGTCGAGGCCGAGATACTGGCCGGAAGGGAGGAGTACGACAGGGCTTTCAGGGCCATACGGGACGCCCTTGTAAAGGCCATAAACGTAAGCGACGATATTTTTGGCCTGGTCTTCGACACGCTGGTTGATTTCATCGAGGGGCTCTTCAACGAGGGTTCCTACGGCGTTGTCGCGGAGAACATGGAGTCCTTTGCGGAGCTCTTCGAGGACGACACCGCTTACTTCTTCAGGGCCATCGCCGAGCTTGCCCGCTGGAAGGGCGGGGAGGACGGTGCGAAGGAGCGCTTTGACGAGCTCTACTCCAGGGTGGAGAACGAGGAACTCCGCTCGGTTCTGGACGAGTGGAAGAGGCCGAAGCTGAGTTTAAGTTTGGGGCTTTGA
- a CDS encoding glycosyltransferase: MERKVSPEDVTILIPTRNEEDGIGEVIDGFKKLGYTNILVIDGHSTDRTREIAKEKGATVVVQSGKGKGQAVAEAFNLIDTDVIVMIDGDGTYDPKDIGKMLQPIERGIAEHVIGNRLENFEDGLLPGLIWLGTRYSTRSSGSCTGSRFTIS; the protein is encoded by the coding sequence ATGGAGAGAAAGGTCAGCCCCGAGGACGTCACAATCCTCATCCCAACCAGGAACGAGGAGGATGGAATAGGGGAAGTCATTGATGGGTTCAAAAAACTGGGATACACCAACATTCTAGTCATAGATGGCCACAGCACCGACAGGACGAGGGAGATAGCAAAGGAGAAGGGTGCAACCGTTGTAGTGCAAAGCGGAAAGGGCAAGGGACAGGCCGTTGCAGAGGCGTTCAACCTCATCGACACTGATGTAATCGTCATGATCGACGGGGACGGGACGTACGACCCCAAGGACATCGGGAAGATGCTTCAGCCGATTGAGAGGGGCATAGCGGAGCATGTGATCGGTAACAGACTGGAGAACTTTGAAGATGGGCTTTTACCCGGCTTAATCTGGTTGGGAACAAGATATTCAACGCGCTCTTCCGGTTCATGTACGGGGTCAAGGTTCACGATCTCTTAA
- a CDS encoding lipopolysaccharide biosynthesis protein — MGMIGRLFSSVLGHVKNPLYRNSLYISLSMMVTAAAGFVFWNVAARLYSPSDVGTASAVISAISLVFTISMLGLNFSMIRFYPRYGERVIGSALAATLAASLAVSTTYALLAGRMGSFEGVFSAEFFALFVLFSLAATAYNVLAIYAIARRKAEHSFVQSVLFSARFAFLFALVSLGTLGIVSSFGLGLLLGTVYGLASAGWMRPRLDTEFLRESLTFSIGNYVADLANVAPNYVMPTVVLTVLGSEEAAYFYIAFSVANLLMFVPNAVNTSFFVEGSHGLENVWGTLKRATLVSYAYLAAATGFVWFFGGLLLGLFGEEYVAGFGLLKLMMLGSFLVVPVNFSVTILNIQKRVREVALLNVLKAGLFLGLSYALMGPMGIDGIGAAWIGAYGTVLAVIALTGTIRRAA; from the coding sequence ATGGGGATGATCGGCCGGCTGTTCAGTTCAGTTCTGGGGCACGTAAAAAACCCCCTGTACAGGAACTCCCTCTACATATCCCTGTCGATGATGGTCACCGCGGCCGCGGGATTTGTGTTCTGGAACGTTGCCGCGAGGCTCTATTCCCCGTCCGACGTTGGGACTGCCTCCGCCGTGATATCAGCGATAAGCCTGGTCTTCACAATATCGATGCTCGGCCTGAACTTCTCGATGATAAGGTTCTACCCCCGCTACGGGGAGAGGGTCATAGGCAGCGCGCTGGCCGCGACCCTCGCCGCATCCCTCGCAGTTTCCACTACCTACGCGCTGCTCGCGGGGAGGATGGGGTCGTTTGAGGGCGTTTTCTCGGCGGAGTTCTTCGCCCTCTTCGTGCTGTTCTCCCTGGCCGCCACAGCCTACAACGTGCTCGCGATTTACGCGATAGCCCGGAGGAAAGCGGAGCACAGCTTTGTCCAGAGCGTACTGTTCTCAGCCAGGTTCGCCTTCCTGTTCGCCCTCGTCTCCCTGGGCACCCTGGGCATAGTGTCCTCCTTCGGCCTGGGCCTGCTTCTGGGGACGGTTTACGGGCTGGCCTCCGCCGGGTGGATGCGGCCAAGGCTGGATACCGAGTTTTTAAGGGAGTCCCTCACGTTCTCCATCGGCAACTACGTGGCCGACCTCGCCAACGTGGCGCCGAACTACGTGATGCCCACGGTTGTTCTGACGGTCCTCGGGAGCGAGGAGGCGGCGTACTTCTACATAGCATTCTCCGTCGCGAACCTGCTCATGTTCGTCCCCAACGCGGTGAACACCTCTTTCTTCGTCGAGGGGAGCCACGGGCTTGAGAACGTATGGGGAACCCTCAAAAGGGCCACGCTTGTCAGCTACGCTTACCTTGCCGCCGCGACCGGCTTCGTGTGGTTTTTTGGTGGGCTTCTGCTCGGGCTGTTCGGGGAGGAGTACGTGGCAGGTTTTGGGCTTCTGAAGCTCATGATGCTGGGTTCCTTCCTGGTGGTCCCGGTGAACTTCTCGGTGACCATCCTCAACATCCAGAAGCGGGTGAGGGAGGTTGCCCTCCTCAACGTCCTCAAGGCTGGGCTCTTCCTGGGGCTCAGCTACGCCCTCATGGGGCCGATGGGGATCGATGGGATAGGCGCGGCGTGGATCGGTGCGTACGGGACGGTACTGGCGGTGATTGCGCTCACCGGGACCATAAGAAGGGCAGCTTGA
- a CDS encoding ABC transporter substrate-binding protein has product MITFRRKVFSVLLVGVLLLTVVASGCISGKTATTTPASSSSPTETASSPTITNAPKYPITVTDSAGRAVTIDKPPGRVIVLSSYWAEILCVIGVQDRIVGIGKYVPYDPYLPDDVKNRTVVGSNFKGLNWETVVGLNPDLIIIDWYGGKYADAETIQKAEELGIPVIALTAETIEDNVEVVELLGKVFDKEEKAGELAGWMEEKLSAVKETAAQIPESERKNALLISAPKDIAGPVTVYANGSAWASMVELVGAHNLAFDMTFDTQWPKLDIEKIIAYWGKDTDVLIVTSFSQDRLEDAVNGIKNDSRWQEIKAAKEGHVCGILAGSKGYLDWGPRIIVGLYQMANIVYPDRYQSWESVRDELIEKFYSPFYQGG; this is encoded by the coding sequence ATGATAACCTTCCGCAGAAAGGTGTTTTCAGTGCTTTTGGTCGGCGTCTTGCTCCTCACCGTCGTGGCGAGTGGCTGTATAAGCGGCAAGACCGCCACGACTACTCCCGCGTCCTCCTCCAGCCCAACGGAGACGGCTTCATCCCCGACAATAACCAACGCCCCCAAGTACCCGATAACCGTCACGGACTCCGCGGGAAGGGCCGTCACCATAGATAAGCCGCCCGGGAGGGTGATAGTGCTCTCCAGCTACTGGGCGGAGATACTCTGTGTCATCGGCGTCCAGGACAGGATAGTCGGCATAGGCAAGTACGTCCCCTACGACCCCTACCTCCCGGATGATGTGAAGAACAGAACCGTCGTTGGCAGCAACTTCAAGGGCCTCAACTGGGAGACCGTCGTCGGTTTGAATCCCGACCTTATAATAATCGACTGGTACGGCGGCAAGTACGCCGACGCCGAGACGATACAGAAGGCGGAAGAGCTCGGCATACCCGTCATAGCGCTCACTGCTGAGACCATCGAGGATAACGTGGAGGTCGTTGAACTCCTTGGAAAGGTCTTTGATAAAGAAGAGAAGGCCGGTGAACTGGCCGGATGGATGGAGGAGAAGCTCAGCGCCGTGAAGGAAACCGCCGCCCAGATTCCAGAGAGCGAGAGGAAGAACGCCCTCCTCATAAGCGCCCCCAAGGACATCGCGGGCCCCGTCACTGTCTACGCCAACGGAAGCGCGTGGGCGAGCATGGTGGAGCTCGTCGGTGCCCACAACTTAGCTTTCGACATGACCTTCGACACCCAGTGGCCCAAGCTCGACATCGAGAAGATAATTGCCTACTGGGGCAAAGACACGGACGTTTTAATCGTGACGTCATTCAGCCAGGACAGGCTTGAGGACGCCGTAAACGGCATTAAAAATGACTCAAGGTGGCAGGAAATCAAGGCTGCGAAAGAAGGACACGTCTGCGGCATCCTCGCAGGTTCAAAGGGCTACCTCGACTGGGGCCCGAGGATAATAGTCGGCCTCTACCAGATGGCCAACATAGTCTACCCCGACCGCTACCAGAGCTGGGAGTCGGTCAGAGACGAGCTGATTGAGAAGTTCTACAGCCCGTTCTACCAGGGTGGATGA
- a CDS encoding anaerobic ribonucleoside triphosphate reductase, with product METVKRDIIQEYAGWSSLDVLENANRYPGPTGFFAYVMEEALTAGISLVPKEGREAHFSGDIYIHKLPYSLYIPYCTGHSTARLLEKGLKTPTIVSRPARHFDTYVDHIANYLITMQHYFSGAQALSSVEWYAGSFIRKESLNRRKIRQQIQRLVYNLNYPSRVGMQCLSEDTVILTPYGWKRYNEINVGDVIYTFNVETRKIEPKVVRHVHISHYSGKMYNLRNRTQDQLISPRHRVVRKVFNSDRYTLTPIEEVVQFKSPVPIPTPAVTELESDGVEIDETWIKLLAWILSEGSIEKKSKGTARITIVQSPESHPKEYQEILDILSRLGLEYTIRDDPGWGSAKAIRLNSKSSRIVMEKLGITEKKPPLWLYQLSREQAKVFIETYVKGDGYTEKRENRVRITTTDKEIKDAIVAVAILAGYNVSISVRIPNLPSKKAQYIITLTKTGHEYIQEIREVDYSGVIWSVNTENETVIAMRNGSVFITGNTPFTNFTVTLDAPKKMLDGDHAVYAGEKVEPLGEYEKEAKEFFVALTEVLREGDALGQPFTFPIPTLMVTAKMLWDDPEVFEAVFGTASKRGSFYWLNTNVVDPDASYAMCLYENEKVLYRADGGVGVAPIKELFERFAGELESREDDGAEWYGVRDAVEVLAVDLDGGKVKWKPVKRFLKKEYGKAIRVRLSDGRSFVVSPDHPIPVLVKYDNSVRLMRAEELAKRSLSGYAYRIPVVLTEIEGEKAKLQLEDGREIDVDDDFGYFLGLFYGDGTFIRSSNMARRTREEKHRGGYYLSGIQFSINSEEKDVKEFLVQFSINVLGKEPKVKRDPRWESLTYVIIYDAYLARALYDEGVSGLSHEKRIPGVIWHAPAGVRRAFLKGLLHSDGYWRKGAWELHIKNRELAEDVLTLAAITRGSAYFRENRDGSVVVYFPGSWGEEIGRPSDAVKHRVDGNLAWVTVVEVEEIEVNGTFYDVEVEGIHYFTHSSGVVTHNCCRIAIDKTEMAFAFGVSGKSAEEEALERLERGRFGGLWAMPDVTGSVNVTTVNLPRLALKANGDDNRFWEEYERILEVVRRTTDWFRERYVRLITAYRHMYSMIHLYLQEFPSSHFNTVGILGLPEAAAIYLNEPELWEEGTRKDWMKAAELMKEMVEFATAKAREWMRESGTPWNVEEVPGESAAAKLAIKDLHEFPELREYLSDPENPIYSTSVAPYYGSLELADRIRVEEKVQRSFTGGVMMHIFLGEEPDPEALAKLTKRLMRTQLVYWSYTPAVTVCNACGYSTTGLHTHCPRCGSENVEVWSRIIGYYRPLKNWNPFRKKEFWTRRHYSS from the coding sequence ATGGAGACCGTAAAGCGTGACATCATTCAGGAGTACGCGGGCTGGAGCAGTCTGGACGTTCTGGAGAACGCAAACCGCTACCCCGGACCGACCGGATTCTTCGCCTACGTGATGGAGGAGGCTTTAACGGCGGGCATCTCGCTCGTCCCGAAGGAAGGCCGAGAGGCGCACTTCTCAGGGGACATCTACATCCACAAGCTACCATACAGCCTCTACATCCCCTACTGCACCGGCCACAGCACTGCGAGGCTCCTTGAAAAGGGCCTTAAGACGCCCACGATAGTCTCAAGACCGGCTAGGCACTTCGACACCTACGTCGACCACATAGCGAACTACCTCATAACGATGCAGCACTACTTCAGCGGCGCCCAGGCTTTGAGCTCGGTCGAGTGGTACGCCGGGTCCTTCATCAGGAAAGAAAGCCTGAACAGGCGCAAAATCAGACAGCAGATTCAGCGCTTGGTTTACAACCTCAACTACCCGAGCAGGGTGGGGATGCAATGTTTGTCTGAGGATACTGTCATACTAACCCCTTATGGATGGAAACGGTATAATGAAATAAATGTTGGTGATGTCATATACACATTCAACGTTGAGACCAGAAAAATAGAACCAAAGGTTGTCAGGCATGTTCACATATCCCACTATTCGGGTAAGATGTACAACCTACGGAACAGAACACAGGACCAGTTAATTTCCCCAAGGCATAGAGTTGTAAGAAAAGTCTTTAACTCGGACAGGTATACGCTTACTCCAATTGAGGAGGTCGTACAATTCAAATCTCCAGTTCCTATTCCCACACCTGCCGTTACCGAGCTAGAGAGTGATGGGGTTGAGATAGATGAGACATGGATAAAACTCCTTGCATGGATACTTTCTGAAGGTTCTATCGAAAAGAAATCCAAGGGAACAGCCCGAATAACTATAGTGCAATCTCCTGAGTCTCACCCAAAGGAATACCAAGAAATACTAGATATTTTGTCAAGGCTGGGGCTTGAGTATACTATAAGAGATGATCCTGGCTGGGGAAGCGCAAAGGCAATTCGCTTGAATTCTAAATCCTCGAGGATAGTCATGGAGAAGCTGGGAATAACCGAGAAAAAGCCTCCTCTATGGCTCTATCAGCTGAGCAGGGAGCAGGCCAAGGTTTTCATTGAGACATACGTTAAGGGAGATGGATACACTGAAAAGAGAGAGAACAGAGTCAGAATAACAACGACAGATAAGGAAATAAAAGATGCAATAGTTGCAGTTGCCATTCTTGCAGGATACAATGTTTCGATTTCAGTTAGAATACCAAATCTTCCCTCTAAGAAAGCCCAGTACATAATAACCCTAACAAAAACAGGGCACGAGTACATCCAAGAAATAAGAGAAGTCGATTATTCAGGAGTAATTTGGTCTGTTAATACGGAAAATGAGACAGTTATAGCAATGAGAAATGGCTCTGTGTTCATAACTGGGAATACGCCCTTCACCAACTTCACCGTAACGCTCGACGCTCCCAAGAAGATGCTCGATGGCGACCACGCGGTTTACGCGGGCGAGAAGGTCGAACCGCTCGGTGAGTACGAGAAGGAAGCCAAGGAGTTCTTCGTAGCCCTAACGGAGGTCCTCCGCGAGGGGGACGCGCTCGGCCAGCCCTTCACATTCCCGATTCCGACGCTGATGGTCACAGCCAAGATGCTCTGGGATGACCCGGAAGTCTTTGAGGCGGTCTTTGGGACGGCGTCGAAGCGCGGGAGCTTCTACTGGCTGAACACGAACGTTGTAGACCCGGACGCGAGCTACGCGATGTGTCTGTATGAGAACGAGAAGGTTCTCTACCGTGCTGACGGCGGTGTTGGAGTTGCACCCATAAAGGAGCTTTTCGAGCGCTTTGCCGGTGAGTTGGAGTCCAGAGAAGACGATGGAGCAGAATGGTACGGAGTGAGGGATGCCGTGGAGGTTCTCGCCGTTGACCTGGATGGTGGGAAAGTTAAATGGAAACCTGTTAAACGGTTCCTGAAAAAAGAGTATGGAAAAGCCATCAGAGTGCGTCTTTCTGATGGGAGAAGCTTTGTGGTATCCCCAGACCATCCAATTCCCGTATTGGTTAAGTATGATAACAGTGTCAGACTCATGAGGGCTGAAGAGTTAGCTAAGCGTTCTCTCAGCGGCTATGCATATCGCATACCAGTAGTCTTGACCGAGATTGAAGGGGAAAAGGCAAAACTTCAGCTTGAAGATGGACGTGAAATTGATGTCGATGATGACTTTGGGTACTTCCTCGGCCTGTTCTACGGCGACGGAACGTTTATAAGAAGCTCCAACATGGCCAGAAGAACTCGCGAAGAGAAGCACAGAGGAGGATATTACCTCAGCGGAATCCAGTTCTCTATAAACAGTGAGGAAAAGGACGTGAAGGAATTTCTCGTGCAGTTCTCGATAAATGTCCTTGGGAAGGAACCCAAAGTAAAAAGAGACCCCCGCTGGGAGAGTCTCACGTACGTGATAATATACGATGCCTACCTTGCTAGGGCGCTCTATGACGAAGGTGTAAGCGGGTTAAGTCACGAGAAGAGGATTCCTGGAGTAATCTGGCATGCTCCGGCAGGGGTGAGAAGGGCCTTCCTGAAGGGCCTCTTGCACAGCGACGGTTACTGGAGAAAGGGCGCTTGGGAGCTCCACATAAAAAACAGGGAGCTTGCTGAGGACGTTCTGACACTTGCAGCAATAACCAGGGGCTCTGCCTACTTCAGGGAGAACCGTGATGGTTCAGTTGTTGTTTACTTCCCAGGAAGCTGGGGAGAAGAGATAGGACGCCCAAGTGACGCAGTAAAGCATCGTGTGGACGGAAACCTCGCGTGGGTCACGGTTGTAGAGGTGGAGGAGATAGAAGTTAACGGAACCTTTTACGATGTGGAGGTTGAGGGTATCCACTACTTCACCCACAGCTCCGGAGTTGTTACTCACAACTGCTGCAGAATTGCCATCGACAAGACTGAGATGGCGTTCGCCTTCGGCGTCTCCGGGAAAAGCGCCGAGGAGGAAGCGCTGGAAAGGCTTGAGAGGGGACGTTTCGGCGGACTCTGGGCGATGCCTGACGTCACCGGCTCGGTTAACGTTACAACCGTGAACCTGCCAAGGCTCGCCCTCAAGGCGAACGGCGACGACAATAGGTTCTGGGAGGAGTACGAGAGGATTCTTGAAGTCGTGAGGAGGACAACGGACTGGTTCAGGGAGCGCTACGTGAGGCTTATCACAGCTTACCGGCACATGTACAGCATGATTCACCTCTACCTTCAGGAGTTTCCGAGCAGTCACTTCAACACCGTCGGAATCCTCGGCCTTCCTGAGGCGGCCGCGATTTACCTCAACGAGCCGGAGCTCTGGGAGGAGGGAACGAGAAAGGACTGGATGAAAGCGGCGGAGCTGATGAAGGAGATGGTGGAGTTCGCGACGGCAAAGGCGAGGGAGTGGATGCGCGAGAGCGGGACGCCCTGGAACGTCGAGGAGGTTCCCGGTGAGAGTGCTGCGGCGAAGCTCGCTATAAAAGACCTGCACGAGTTTCCGGAGCTTAGGGAGTACCTCAGCGACCCGGAGAACCCTATTTACTCGACCAGCGTGGCGCCCTACTACGGTTCCCTTGAACTGGCCGACAGGATACGGGTGGAGGAGAAAGTCCAGAGGAGCTTCACCGGTGGGGTTATGATGCACATATTCCTCGGGGAGGAGCCGGACCCTGAGGCCCTTGCAAAACTCACGAAAAGGCTCATGAGAACCCAGCTCGTCTACTGGAGCTACACTCCAGCGGTTACCGTCTGCAACGCCTGCGGCTACTCAACAACTGGTCTGCACACCCACTGCCCGCGCTGTGGAAGCGAGAACGTCGAGGTATGGAGCAGGATAATCGGCTACTACAGACCTCTCAAGAACTGGAACCCCTTCAGGAAGAAGGAGTTCTGGACGAGGAGGCACTACTCCTCTTGA
- a CDS encoding anaerobic ribonucleoside-triphosphate reductase activating protein encodes MLTSGWKRVRMVDVHGRGTFTLWLCGCNLKCPFCHNWRIAKGLDCFPLDEKALLDELEASAFLIDYFHVTGGEPLMQWRELSSLFAGVKLLDVPISLNTNLTLIGPLERLLKAGLVDHVATDLKAPPELYGLPEKPAKKLWELFLRGLGVVSDYGIPLELRIPVARDFDAWPYIEEGLKRIATDFYVVLNPLVGKPLTNPRDEGWCSEHCWPEGEVEGLKERLEELGIKFYVNMWT; translated from the coding sequence ATGCTCACGAGCGGGTGGAAGAGAGTCAGGATGGTGGACGTCCACGGCAGGGGAACCTTCACGCTCTGGCTCTGCGGGTGCAACCTTAAATGTCCGTTCTGCCACAACTGGCGCATAGCGAAGGGCCTTGACTGCTTCCCCCTCGATGAAAAAGCCCTCCTCGACGAGCTTGAGGCGAGCGCGTTTCTCATTGATTACTTCCACGTCACCGGAGGGGAGCCACTGATGCAGTGGAGAGAACTTAGCTCGCTCTTCGCCGGGGTTAAGCTCCTCGACGTTCCCATAAGCCTCAACACGAACCTCACCCTCATTGGCCCGCTGGAGAGGCTTTTAAAAGCCGGCCTCGTTGACCACGTAGCCACTGACCTCAAGGCACCACCCGAGCTCTACGGCCTCCCCGAAAAGCCCGCAAAAAAGCTCTGGGAGCTCTTCCTGAGGGGCCTTGGGGTCGTTTCGGACTACGGAATCCCGCTCGAACTCAGAATCCCCGTGGCGAGGGACTTTGACGCGTGGCCCTACATCGAGGAGGGTCTGAAGCGGATTGCGACGGACTTCTACGTCGTCCTGAACCCGCTCGTTGGAAAACCCCTGACGAACCCCAGGGACGAGGGTTGGTGCTCGGAACACTGCTGGCCGGAGGGGGAGGTCGAGGGACTGAAGGAGAGGCTGGAGGAGCTTGGTATTAAATTTTACGTAAACATGTGGACATAA
- a CDS encoding elongation factor 1-beta, translated as MSDFNLVGVIKVMPTDPDVNLDELEEKLKAVIPEKFGLAKVEREPIAFGLVALKFYVLGRDEEGYSYDAVADLFREVENVESAEVETVSRI; from the coding sequence ATGAGCGACTTCAACCTCGTTGGTGTTATTAAGGTCATGCCGACCGACCCGGATGTCAACCTCGACGAGCTCGAGGAGAAGCTGAAGGCCGTCATCCCCGAGAAGTTCGGCCTCGCCAAGGTCGAGCGCGAGCCGATTGCCTTCGGTCTCGTCGCCCTCAAGTTCTACGTCCTCGGAAGGGACGAGGAGGGCTACTCCTACGACGCCGTCGCCGACCTCTTCCGCGAGGTCGAGAACGTCGAGAGCGCGGAAGTTGAGACCGTCTCGAGGATCTGA